The genomic segment CGTGGCGCTGTTCTTATTTCTGGTGTGGCTTCTTGCAACAATGCTGCTGCAACAAAGTTAAAATTACCTGCCACAATGTTGCTAGGGAATGCTTCTAGTTTGGTGTTGTAAAGCGTTACCGAATCATTGTAAGATTGACGCGCAAAAGCGATACGATTTTCGGTTGAAGACAGTTCCTCCATCACCCGGCTCATGGTTTGATCTGCTTTCAACTCTGGATAAGATTCCGAAATGATTTGAATGCGACCCAATGCACCAGCCAAGGCAGCTTCAGCATTTTCCAGTTGCTGCATTGCTTGAGGATCGCCCGGATTTTGCGAAGCTCGACTACTTGCGGAGATAGCAGAATTCCGAGCAGCAATGACAGCTTCTAAAGTTTCCCGCTCGTGCTTGATGTAACCTTTAGCCGTTTCAACCAAATTCGGAATCAGGTCGTAACGACGCTTTAACTGGATATCAATTTGAGCGAAAGCGTTTTTGTAGCGATTCCGAAGTTTTACCAGGTCATTATAGCTGCTGACAATGATAACAGCTAAAGTGGCAATCAATACACCCAAAAAAATGACAATTCCCATAATAGTTTTCAAGTATAAGTTTAAGTTATATACAGCAAAAGTTACCTGCATATGACTATTGAGTTTAATGGCACTCTGCAAGGTTTGTCATCTGTATAATTTATTACGTATTTTTGCGAGTAAAATTATGTAGAAATCAGCAAGC from the Tolypothrix bouteillei VB521301 genome contains:
- a CDS encoding LemA family protein, with the protein product MQVTFAVYNLNLYLKTIMGIVIFLGVLIATLAVIIVSSYNDLVKLRNRYKNAFAQIDIQLKRRYDLIPNLVETAKGYIKHERETLEAVIAARNSAISASSRASQNPGDPQAMQQLENAEAALAGALGRIQIISESYPELKADQTMSRVMEELSSTENRIAFARQSYNDSVTLYNTKLEAFPSNIVAGNFNFVAAALLQEATPEIRTAPRVSF